The Halogranum gelatinilyticum genome window below encodes:
- a CDS encoding PKD domain-containing protein — MKLSPVIVAFLLVTTLVPAGVVGATNEAPLPEAGLDQTVTRGSTVFLDATGSRDPDGRIVDYEWSVTSPTGRSVPLSDESSPRTTFEANTRGQYEVTLTVTDDDGAERTDTLYVTVERGQAPQATVDGPDTSLVGTTETFTATLDRGAAPLERIVWTVDGTTVANRSLSSETTTDSLNQTFGATGAHTISVKLVDTDGLTDTATTRHSSRPRQSPPDQPQPSVASQQSPTLDGPDLVTGGEPLRATYDLAGAPSGVVRSVQWYTEHGRIGSGGRQEIRWQPGDHRVYAVVTYTDGSSDVARFSDGSTTVVADPKPTVSVGDLTASSVLSGEAVGTDGYDNLQSVRVEVDGETLVRRPEITGRRGEWPRQTKRIQFTKSVQSFDDPLTIRITATDRRGQTTTVSKEVTPVGEPEIVESGFVNLPVDSYHERIDPERYAAKHVVKIELNGADPENVSVVQTPQKKERTIQVDRGQFDKNRYAEDGTLTVVSYWSAEKPGTYELESRTKYTSLNTPVTENLVVEPSPPEVRLTAETDGTTQSADNWGLILDASRSFDPDGTDLKYFWGEGADPIGPGNSTGELRSLRSATLVVEDGSGARATQNHSYHQFFVPPNATIEPVDDGPYTANETVTFAVSTNNYKFSKNRYETQIRAKPVDVDGEVKDWHKTTRKPTGKTAANQRQWHGIIEVPASELIAKDGAVEIYNQNNPERISVTHPLPSVTVTQNAPPVYKITGINEIKYLIRAEKQIQRTVDSPDEKLRLLTKGYNVTDSRVTDREFVLEERVKVHEAQYETETQSFRQRGYREMFLKDRSEWEKAGTRRETRTWTSTETEWRDSRTGDGDFTGNTRRKQIEPADYKRQYKYEYTDEETRTGTRTVWETRTRTVQETRTRTVERCFGFRCYTYDETYTVTDEEEYEVQTTERYTYTVTERETYWAFFSHGYSHDRTGESRLIKISPAEYTTQYQYRFEETHQEDYIVYEASRQVQVAPAQYEWRPTTTVNDELKAYQRSRQSDYRLGSQSVSKEWTLTKSLGTAKVISDSYRDEDNVIETRATVSGFKMNRQLNPETGEFTITGGEDFEIVHRESGLLSEAEIRRSYRSTTRCADENPMRRWECQ, encoded by the coding sequence ATGAAACTATCACCAGTCATCGTCGCGTTCCTCCTCGTCACCACACTGGTTCCCGCCGGTGTGGTCGGTGCGACGAACGAAGCACCGCTTCCGGAAGCGGGACTTGACCAGACTGTCACTCGCGGCTCGACGGTCTTCCTCGATGCGACGGGGTCTCGTGACCCTGACGGCCGCATCGTCGACTACGAGTGGTCTGTCACCTCGCCGACCGGACGAAGCGTACCACTGTCCGACGAATCCTCGCCACGGACGACCTTCGAAGCAAACACGCGAGGTCAGTACGAAGTAACACTCACCGTCACCGACGACGACGGTGCCGAACGGACCGATACCCTCTACGTGACCGTCGAACGCGGACAGGCACCGCAAGCGACCGTCGACGGTCCCGACACTTCGCTCGTCGGCACGACGGAGACGTTTACGGCGACGCTCGACCGTGGGGCGGCCCCACTGGAACGGATCGTCTGGACCGTCGATGGAACGACTGTTGCCAACCGCTCGCTCTCGTCGGAGACGACGACAGACTCGCTCAATCAGACGTTCGGTGCGACGGGAGCACACACGATTTCCGTGAAACTCGTCGACACCGACGGGCTGACAGACACGGCGACGACACGACACAGTTCCCGGCCGAGACAGAGTCCACCGGACCAGCCGCAGCCGTCCGTTGCGAGCCAACAGTCGCCGACACTTGACGGCCCAGACCTCGTCACTGGCGGCGAACCACTCCGTGCGACGTACGACCTCGCTGGTGCTCCATCGGGAGTCGTCCGGTCAGTACAGTGGTACACCGAACATGGCCGAATCGGGAGCGGTGGTCGACAGGAAATCCGGTGGCAGCCCGGCGACCACCGCGTCTACGCCGTCGTCACCTACACCGACGGCTCCAGCGACGTCGCTCGGTTCTCCGACGGTTCGACGACCGTCGTTGCCGACCCCAAACCGACAGTATCGGTCGGAGACCTGACTGCGTCCAGCGTGCTCTCCGGCGAAGCTGTCGGGACCGACGGCTACGACAACCTTCAGTCCGTCCGCGTTGAAGTCGACGGCGAGACGCTGGTTCGCCGACCGGAGATTACTGGAAGACGAGGGGAGTGGCCACGGCAGACGAAGCGGATCCAGTTCACCAAATCGGTTCAGTCGTTCGACGATCCCTTGACGATCCGGATTACTGCAACTGACCGACGCGGACAGACGACGACCGTCTCGAAGGAAGTGACACCCGTCGGAGAGCCTGAAATCGTCGAATCCGGATTCGTGAACCTTCCGGTGGATTCGTACCACGAACGGATCGACCCGGAGCGGTACGCGGCGAAGCACGTGGTAAAGATCGAATTGAACGGGGCTGATCCGGAGAATGTATCGGTAGTACAGACGCCTCAAAAGAAGGAGAGAACCATACAAGTAGATCGTGGTCAATTTGATAAGAATCGATATGCAGAGGATGGAACACTAACAGTTGTTTCGTATTGGTCGGCGGAGAAACCCGGCACATATGAGCTCGAAAGTCGGACAAAGTACACTAGTCTGAACACACCGGTTACTGAGAACTTGGTTGTAGAACCAAGCCCACCAGAAGTCAGGCTCACTGCGGAAACTGATGGTACGACACAGTCCGCCGACAATTGGGGACTAATACTGGATGCCAGCCGTTCATTCGACCCTGACGGTACCGATTTGAAATACTTTTGGGGAGAAGGAGCCGATCCGATTGGACCCGGAAATTCGACAGGAGAACTCCGTTCGCTCCGATCTGCAACGCTGGTGGTAGAAGACGGAAGCGGGGCAAGAGCGACTCAAAATCACTCCTATCATCAGTTCTTCGTTCCACCGAACGCAACGATTGAACCAGTTGATGACGGCCCTTACACCGCAAACGAGACGGTGACATTCGCCGTCTCGACAAACAATTACAAATTTAGTAAAAACAGGTACGAAACACAGATTCGAGCGAAGCCAGTCGACGTAGACGGCGAAGTGAAGGACTGGCACAAAACAACCCGGAAGCCCACTGGAAAGACAGCAGCAAACCAGCGCCAGTGGCACGGAATCATCGAAGTCCCTGCATCCGAGTTGATAGCGAAGGATGGGGCCGTGGAGATCTACAATCAGAACAATCCAGAACGAATCAGCGTCACACACCCACTCCCCTCAGTGACGGTTACGCAGAACGCGCCACCAGTCTACAAGATAACCGGCATCAACGAAATAAAGTACCTGATTAGGGCCGAAAAGCAGATACAGCGAACTGTCGACAGCCCTGATGAAAAACTTCGACTCCTGACCAAGGGCTACAACGTAACTGACAGCCGCGTCACTGACAGAGAGTTCGTACTTGAGGAACGCGTCAAAGTACACGAGGCTCAGTACGAGACGGAAACACAGTCCTTCCGACAGCGGGGATATCGTGAAATGTTCCTCAAGGATCGATCTGAGTGGGAGAAGGCAGGAACTCGTCGAGAGACGAGAACGTGGACGTCGACAGAGACGGAATGGCGGGACAGCCGCACCGGAGACGGAGATTTCACCGGGAACACGCGTCGTAAGCAGATCGAACCTGCCGACTACAAGCGTCAGTACAAATACGAGTACACGGACGAAGAGACGAGAACGGGAACGAGAACCGTCTGGGAGACGCGAACACGAACGGTTCAGGAGACTCGGACTCGAACTGTCGAACGCTGCTTCGGGTTCCGGTGTTACACGTATGATGAGACGTATACCGTCACAGATGAAGAAGAGTATGAAGTCCAGACCACGGAGCGTTACACCTACACGGTAACAGAGCGTGAAACCTACTGGGCGTTCTTCTCACACGGTTACAGTCACGACCGCACCGGTGAGAGCAGGCTAATCAAAATCTCTCCCGCCGAGTACACGACACAGTACCAGTACCGATTTGAAGAGACACATCAAGAAGACTACATAGTCTACGAGGCAAGTCGCCAAGTACAGGTCGCACCCGCACAGTACGAATGGCGGCCAACAACGACTGTCAACGACGAGCTGAAGGCATACCAGCGGTCGAGACAGTCCGATTATCGGCTTGGATCTCAGTCTGTTTCCAAAGAGTGGACATTAACTAAGAGTCTCGGAACAGCGAAAGTAATTTCCGACTCCTACCGTGACGAGGATAACGTGATCGAGACTCGTGCGACGGTGAGTGGATTCAAAATGAACCGCCAGCTCAACCCGGAGACGGGAGAGTTCACAATCACGGGGGGTGAGGACTTCGAGATAGTCCACCGTGAGAGCGGTCTGTTGAGCGAAGCAGAGATTCGACGCTCGTACAGGTCGACCACACGGTGTGCAGACGAGAACCCAATGCGGCGATGGGAGTGTCAATAG
- a CDS encoding small ribosomal subunit Rsm22 family protein yields the protein MIDREAVRDNAKYLRQVRPIDPEEIAEYVEGSPHPAVVKQTLREEAFDLGLVEQDDGTFVPVDEEPIAVQRWHPEAFPQEYSFALEDLLVREYGANWHMGDSGDTLRESVRRLKTDYYHQNPVAYDDTAAVGYALYHLPDNYAVVGYVLDELAKKGLLPRKLRVLDVGAGAGGPALGLSDYVGDDALVDYHAVEPSANADVLEHMLEETPRNFHTTVHRETAEDLNLDELSGGEEDDESDDAFDIVLFANVLSELDDPESVVQKYLDVVADDGSLVAIEPADLNTSTGLREVERAVTGPGSGLTVYSPTLRLWDGYEPADRGWSFDVRDDLDVPGFQHRLDEGNDSDEEESGTFVNVDVQFSHSILRKDKKRRFDIRASGSQHARMADMEEHVTERINLLAVKLSHNLSEGKNKLFKVGDGSEQVEHYAVLTRESVLNEELEHAPYGAILGFENVLALWNDDEGAYNLVVDAETVVDIVAA from the coding sequence ATGATCGACCGCGAGGCCGTCCGCGACAACGCGAAGTATCTCCGGCAGGTCCGCCCCATCGACCCCGAGGAGATCGCGGAGTACGTCGAAGGCAGCCCCCACCCAGCGGTCGTCAAGCAGACGCTGCGCGAGGAGGCGTTCGACCTCGGACTCGTCGAACAGGACGACGGCACGTTCGTCCCCGTCGACGAGGAACCCATCGCCGTCCAGCGGTGGCATCCCGAGGCGTTCCCCCAGGAGTACAGCTTCGCGCTGGAAGACCTGCTTGTCCGCGAGTACGGCGCGAACTGGCACATGGGCGACTCGGGCGACACCCTCCGCGAGTCCGTCCGGCGGCTCAAGACCGACTACTACCACCAGAACCCCGTCGCATACGACGACACGGCAGCGGTGGGCTACGCGCTCTACCATCTGCCGGACAACTACGCCGTCGTCGGCTACGTGCTCGACGAGCTCGCGAAGAAGGGGCTGCTCCCCCGGAAGCTCCGCGTGCTCGACGTCGGCGCGGGCGCAGGCGGCCCGGCACTCGGTCTCTCGGACTACGTGGGCGACGACGCGCTCGTCGACTACCACGCCGTCGAGCCGAGCGCCAACGCCGACGTACTGGAGCATATGCTGGAGGAGACTCCCAGAAACTTCCACACGACGGTCCACCGCGAGACGGCCGAAGACCTGAATCTCGACGAGCTGAGTGGCGGCGAGGAGGACGACGAGTCCGACGACGCGTTCGACATCGTCCTCTTCGCCAACGTCCTCTCGGAACTGGACGACCCCGAGAGTGTAGTCCAGAAATATCTCGACGTCGTCGCCGACGACGGTTCGCTCGTCGCTATCGAACCCGCCGACTTGAACACCTCGACCGGCCTGCGGGAGGTCGAACGCGCCGTCACCGGTCCCGGTTCGGGGCTGACGGTCTACTCGCCGACGCTCCGGCTCTGGGACGGCTACGAACCTGCCGACCGCGGCTGGTCGTTCGACGTCCGCGACGACCTCGACGTCCCCGGGTTCCAGCACCGGCTGGACGAGGGCAACGACAGCGACGAGGAGGAGTCGGGGACGTTCGTCAACGTCGACGTGCAGTTCTCCCATTCGATTCTGCGGAAAGACAAGAAACGACGGTTCGACATCCGCGCCAGCGGGTCCCAGCACGCCCGCATGGCCGACATGGAAGAACACGTCACGGAGCGAATCAATCTCTTGGCCGTCAAACTGAGCCACAACCTCTCCGAGGGCAAGAACAAACTGTTCAAAGTCGGCGACGGCAGCGAGCAGGTCGAACACTACGCCGTCCTCACGCGGGAGTCGGTGCTCAACGAGGAACTGGAACACGCACCTTACGGAGCCATCCTGGGCTTCGAGAACGTCCTCGCCCTGTGGAACGACGACGAGGGCGCGTACAACCTCGTCGTCGACGCCGAGACGGTCGTCGACATCGTCGCGGCCTAA
- a CDS encoding SDR family oxidoreductase codes for MSDTPLDGQVAFITGTSRGIGKALALRLADAGAKVVSTGKSVEPHDKLPGTIVETTEEIRERGGESIYRELDVRDADVVQSVIDDVVDEWGQLDIVINNAGAIHLAPFEQTPPKRFDLLMDVNARGAYVTTQAALPYLKESDHAHVLMMSPPMKMDAAPGKAAYALSKLGMTFFANSLSEELASDDIGVNSLWPVAAIETEATRHFDLGQPEDWRTPEIVCDATMEILTRDPTECTGNQFYDEDLLMEAGVEDFSKYAVVEGTDPGPTSAWLFDPEYERPE; via the coding sequence ATGAGTGACACACCGCTCGACGGACAGGTCGCCTTCATCACCGGTACCAGCCGAGGCATCGGCAAGGCCCTCGCGCTCCGACTGGCCGACGCTGGCGCGAAGGTCGTCTCCACCGGCAAGAGCGTCGAACCGCACGACAAACTGCCGGGCACCATCGTCGAGACGACAGAGGAAATTCGCGAGCGCGGCGGCGAGTCCATCTACCGCGAACTCGACGTGCGCGACGCCGACGTCGTCCAGTCCGTCATCGACGACGTCGTCGACGAGTGGGGGCAGTTGGACATCGTCATCAACAACGCCGGAGCCATCCACCTCGCGCCGTTCGAGCAGACGCCCCCGAAGCGGTTCGACCTCCTCATGGACGTCAACGCCCGCGGCGCGTACGTGACGACGCAGGCCGCCCTCCCCTACCTGAAGGAGAGCGACCACGCGCACGTCCTGATGATGTCGCCGCCGATGAAGATGGACGCCGCGCCCGGCAAGGCGGCTTACGCGCTCTCGAAACTCGGGATGACGTTCTTCGCGAACTCCCTCTCGGAGGAACTCGCGAGCGACGACATCGGTGTCAACAGCCTGTGGCCCGTCGCCGCCATCGAGACGGAAGCGACCCGACATTTCGACCTCGGGCAGCCCGAGGACTGGCGCACGCCCGAAATCGTCTGCGACGCGACGATGGAGATTCTGACCCGCGACCCGACGGAGTGTACGGGCAACCAGTTCTACGACGAGGACCTGCTCATGGAGGCTGGCGTCGAAGACTTCTCGAAATATGCCGTCGTCGAGGGGACCGACCCCGGACCGACGTCGGCGTGGCTGTTCGACCCCGAGTACGAGCGGCCGGAGTAA
- the aroC gene encoding chorismate synthase, with amino-acid sequence MNGNRFGRLFQVTTYGESHGEAMGVTVSGCPAGLELSEEDIQGDLDRRKPGQSMITTSRGEPDEVTINSGVQDGYTTGTPIGMVIQNKDARSGKYEPYVTAPRPSHGDFTYSAKFGTRNWGGGGRSSARETVNWVAAGAIAKKILATQDIEVKAHVNQIGDIEAPEVTWEEILEHSEENEVRCAHPETAEEMRDRIDEYQKEGDSIGGSIYFEARGVPRGLGAPRFDSFSARLGQAMMSVPAATSFEFGLGKEARQWTGKDRNEDWEFDENGDPTPVGNKHGGIQGGITTGQPIYGEVTLHAPTSIPKKQTTVDWETGEEKEIQVVGRHDPVLPPRGVPVVESMLQLTILDYMLLAGRINPDRLDGQVGEYQTDYHPRSPDNMKE; translated from the coding sequence ATGAACGGAAACCGCTTCGGCCGACTCTTCCAGGTCACCACCTACGGGGAGAGCCACGGCGAGGCCATGGGCGTGACAGTCAGCGGCTGTCCGGCCGGTCTCGAACTCAGTGAAGAGGACATCCAGGGCGATCTCGACCGTCGCAAGCCCGGCCAGTCGATGATCACGACGAGCCGCGGCGAACCGGACGAAGTCACCATCAACTCCGGCGTCCAAGACGGCTACACGACGGGGACGCCGATCGGGATGGTCATCCAGAACAAGGACGCCCGCTCCGGTAAGTACGAACCCTACGTCACCGCACCGCGACCGAGCCACGGCGACTTCACCTACTCCGCGAAGTTCGGTACGCGCAACTGGGGCGGCGGCGGCCGCTCCTCCGCCCGCGAGACGGTGAACTGGGTCGCTGCAGGCGCGATTGCGAAGAAGATTCTCGCCACGCAGGATATCGAGGTCAAAGCGCACGTCAACCAGATCGGCGACATCGAAGCACCGGAGGTCACGTGGGAGGAGATTCTGGAACACAGCGAAGAAAACGAAGTCCGCTGTGCCCATCCCGAGACGGCCGAGGAGATGCGCGACCGCATCGACGAATACCAGAAGGAGGGCGACTCCATCGGCGGCAGCATCTACTTCGAGGCACGCGGCGTCCCGCGTGGTCTCGGTGCACCGCGCTTCGACTCCTTCTCCGCCCGTCTCGGACAGGCGATGATGTCCGTTCCGGCGGCGACGTCCTTCGAGTTCGGTCTCGGCAAGGAGGCCCGCCAGTGGACCGGCAAGGACCGCAACGAGGACTGGGAGTTCGACGAGAACGGCGACCCCACGCCCGTCGGCAACAAACACGGCGGGATTCAGGGCGGCATCACGACCGGCCAGCCCATCTACGGCGAGGTGACGCTCCACGCGCCGACGTCGATTCCGAAGAAGCAGACGACGGTCGACTGGGAGACTGGAGAGGAGAAAGAGATTCAGGTCGTCGGCCGCCACGACCCCGTGCTACCGCCGCGGGGCGTCCCGGTCGTCGAGTCGATGCTCCAGCTGACGATTCTCGACTATATGCTGCTTGCAGGGCGAATCAACCCGGACCGTCTGGATGGACAGGTCGGGGAGTACCAGACCGATTACCACCCGCGTAGTCCGGACAATATGAAAGAGTGA
- a CDS encoding M24 family metallopeptidase has protein sequence MEPDFSPLDDYLDEAGADGYLVDAASDDSTQRYLSGFDAPDPFLTLYTPDGTYLLVSGLEYGRAKKEARADEVRRTAEFDAQEKRQEYGRFEAGARVNAEFLAEYDVDSVVTPRRFPLGSADALRELDILVEAESRDVVTQIRSVKQEAEIEAVREAQKANENSLAAAENLIAAADVEDGVLHYEGKPLTSERVKEEIEVTLLREGCALDETIVACGADAADPHNRGSGPLEANESIIIDIFPRNKASKYHADMTRTFCKGEPSETVREWYDLTHEALDAALDAIEPGATGEAVHDAACDVYQEAGLPTLRDDPTTETGFIHSTGHGVGLDVHELPHVSTNGDELEAGQIITIEPGLYDPEVGGVRIEDIVVVTEDGYENLTDYDVELVVE, from the coding sequence ATGGAACCCGACTTCTCCCCGCTCGACGACTATCTCGACGAGGCCGGTGCCGACGGCTATCTCGTCGACGCCGCTAGCGACGACTCGACGCAGCGCTACCTCTCGGGCTTCGACGCGCCCGACCCGTTCCTCACGCTCTACACGCCCGACGGGACCTACCTCCTCGTCTCGGGGCTGGAGTACGGCCGTGCGAAGAAGGAAGCCCGTGCCGACGAGGTCCGTCGCACCGCCGAGTTCGATGCGCAAGAGAAGAGACAGGAGTACGGCCGGTTCGAGGCGGGTGCTCGCGTCAACGCCGAGTTCCTCGCGGAGTACGACGTCGACTCCGTCGTCACGCCGCGCCGCTTCCCGCTCGGCTCCGCCGACGCGCTCCGCGAACTCGACATCCTCGTCGAGGCCGAGTCGCGGGACGTCGTCACCCAAATTCGTTCCGTGAAGCAAGAAGCGGAGATCGAGGCGGTGCGCGAGGCGCAGAAGGCGAACGAGAACTCACTCGCTGCCGCCGAGAACCTCATCGCCGCCGCCGACGTCGAGGACGGCGTCCTCCACTACGAGGGTAAACCCCTGACCAGCGAGCGTGTCAAAGAGGAAATCGAGGTCACACTCCTCCGCGAAGGCTGCGCGCTCGACGAGACCATCGTCGCCTGCGGCGCGGACGCCGCCGACCCGCACAACCGCGGCAGCGGCCCACTGGAGGCGAACGAGTCCATCATCATCGACATATTCCCGCGTAACAAGGCCTCGAAGTACCACGCCGACATGACCCGGACGTTCTGCAAGGGCGAGCCGTCGGAGACGGTTCGCGAGTGGTACGACCTGACCCACGAGGCACTGGACGCCGCACTCGACGCAATCGAACCGGGCGCGACGGGTGAGGCGGTCCACGACGCCGCCTGCGACGTCTACCAGGAGGCGGGCCTGCCGACGCTCCGCGACGACCCGACGACGGAGACAGGCTTCATCCACAGCACGGGCCACGGCGTCGGCCTCGACGTGCACGAACTCCCGCACGTCAGCACGAACGGTGACGAGCTGGAGGCGGGTCAGATCATCACCATCGAACCCGGCCTCTACGACCCCGAGGTCGGCGGCGTCCGAATCGAGGACATCGTCGTCGTGACCGAGGACGGCTACGAGAACCTGACCGACTACGACGTCGAACTGGTCGTCGAATAG
- a CDS encoding HAD family hydrolase has translation MHLVLDYGGVIVEHGDERKQADVLGVDPERDPYPGWLAYFAFRDGFIQSTAEYLELLSTLTGASHDACRDYLEQTWLAPEFPAEHVDVIRELATDHTLVIFGNMARPWIETVLSEHGVLDCFDDLVVSSDLRRSKPHPKGYVECLPEGDEPVAFVSDEYNEDLLMGETFGMTSVWLENDDDEPPYREPDVRISNFGDLLDVLEGDEFSSVR, from the coding sequence ATGCATCTCGTCCTCGATTACGGCGGCGTCATCGTCGAACACGGTGACGAACGCAAACAGGCAGACGTTCTAGGTGTCGACCCCGAGCGCGACCCCTATCCCGGCTGGCTCGCGTACTTCGCCTTTCGTGATGGCTTCATCCAGAGTACCGCCGAGTACCTCGAACTTCTCTCGACGCTCACGGGCGCGTCCCACGACGCGTGTCGTGACTATCTCGAACAGACGTGGCTCGCTCCCGAGTTCCCCGCGGAACACGTCGACGTCATCCGCGAACTCGCGACCGACCACACGCTCGTCATCTTCGGCAACATGGCGCGCCCGTGGATCGAGACAGTCCTCTCGGAGCACGGGGTCCTCGACTGCTTCGACGACCTCGTCGTCTCCTCGGACCTTCGACGGTCGAAGCCCCACCCGAAAGGCTACGTCGAGTGCCTTCCCGAGGGTGACGAGCCGGTCGCCTTCGTCAGCGACGAGTACAACGAGGACCTCCTGATGGGCGAGACGTTCGGCATGACCTCGGTTTGGCTCGAAAACGACGACGACGAGCCGCCGTACCGAGAGCCCGACGTTCGGATTTCGAACTTCGGCGACCTTCTGGACGTCCTCGAGGGCGACGAATTCTCGTCAGTTCGCTAG
- a CDS encoding prephenate dehydrogenase/arogenate dehydrogenase family protein — MNLLIVGAGAMGRWVAETVDADVAFADRDVDAAETAAEAVDGRVVALDTDERFDAVCLAVPMSAATDAIETYAPLAQEAVFDITGAMAGPISAMADHAPDLERVSFHPLFAPRNAPGNVALVVDESGPVTDAVREDMAAAGNHVFETTVDEHDEAMETVQAGAHTAVLAYALAAGDVREEFATPVSAGLEDLVATVTDGSPGVYSEIQSTFGGADDVAAAADRIAAADDETFEELYRELAARFGGSDETAESPASDESAAEEADR; from the coding sequence ATGAACCTGCTCATCGTCGGTGCGGGCGCGATGGGCCGCTGGGTCGCCGAGACCGTCGACGCCGACGTCGCCTTCGCGGACCGCGACGTCGACGCGGCGGAAACGGCGGCCGAGGCAGTCGACGGGCGAGTCGTCGCCCTCGACACGGACGAGCGGTTCGACGCTGTCTGCCTCGCGGTCCCCATGTCCGCCGCTACCGACGCTATCGAAACCTACGCACCACTGGCTCAGGAGGCCGTCTTCGACATCACCGGCGCGATGGCCGGCCCCATCTCGGCGATGGCCGACCACGCGCCCGACCTCGAACGCGTCAGCTTCCACCCGCTGTTCGCGCCGCGGAACGCGCCCGGTAACGTCGCGCTCGTCGTCGACGAGAGCGGACCCGTCACCGACGCCGTCCGCGAAGACATGGCCGCCGCAGGCAACCACGTCTTCGAGACCACGGTCGACGAACACGACGAGGCGATGGAGACAGTCCAAGCCGGTGCCCACACCGCTGTCCTCGCCTACGCGCTCGCCGCAGGCGACGTGCGCGAGGAGTTCGCAACGCCCGTCTCCGCGGGGCTGGAGGACCTCGTCGCCACCGTCACCGACGGCTCGCCGGGCGTCTACAGCGAAATACAGTCGACCTTTGGCGGGGCCGACGACGTGGCCGCCGCGGCCGACCGTATCGCCGCGGCCGACGACGAGACCTTCGAAGAGCTGTACCGCGAACTCGCCGCGCGCTTCGGCGGCTCCGACGAGACGGCCGAGTCGCCTGCGAGCGACGAGTCAGCCGCCGAGGAGGCCGACCGATGA
- the aroA gene encoding 3-phosphoshikimate 1-carboxyvinyltransferase translates to MDIEVSQSRVRGRARAPPSKSYTHRAILAAGYSGGALVYDPLVSADTKATMRSVDAFGGDVDREAGENHLDVTGFDGRPDVPADVIDCANSGTTMRLVTACAALADGISILTGDSSLRSRPQGPLLDAIDSLGGRAESTRGNGQAPLAVKGPISGGTVSIPGDVSSQYITALLMAGAVTEEGIDVDLETELKSAPYVDITLEVLDAFGVDAEKTEQGFSVPGGQSYDPADGEYHVPGDFSSMSYLLAAGAVAAADDDEVVVAGAQPSAQGDSAIVDVLERMGADIDWDEDNGYITVRHSDLSGVEVDVGDTPDLLPTIATLGAIADGDTRIVNCEHVRYKETDRVSAMADELTKMGATVTEEQDVLTVHGDESALEGAAVDGRADHRIVMSLAVAGLVADGTTTIAGGEHVDVSFPDFFDVLSDLGADVRRQ, encoded by the coding sequence ATGGACATCGAAGTCTCGCAGTCGCGCGTCCGTGGCCGTGCGCGCGCTCCGCCCTCGAAGAGCTACACACACCGAGCCATCCTCGCCGCGGGCTACAGCGGCGGCGCGCTCGTCTACGACCCGCTCGTCAGTGCCGACACGAAGGCGACGATGCGCTCCGTCGACGCCTTCGGCGGCGACGTCGACCGCGAAGCAGGTGAAAATCACCTCGATGTGACCGGCTTCGACGGCCGCCCCGACGTCCCCGCGGACGTCATCGACTGCGCCAACAGCGGGACGACGATGCGACTCGTCACCGCCTGTGCCGCCCTCGCCGACGGCATTTCGATACTCACTGGCGACTCCTCGCTCCGCTCGCGGCCGCAGGGACCGCTCCTCGACGCCATCGACAGCCTCGGCGGCCGTGCCGAGAGCACCCGCGGCAACGGGCAGGCACCACTCGCGGTCAAGGGTCCGATCTCGGGCGGAACGGTCTCGATTCCCGGAGACGTCTCCTCGCAGTACATCACGGCACTGTTGATGGCCGGTGCCGTGACCGAGGAAGGAATCGACGTCGACCTCGAAACGGAACTCAAGTCCGCGCCGTACGTCGACATCACGCTCGAAGTCCTCGACGCGTTCGGCGTCGACGCCGAGAAGACGGAACAGGGCTTCTCGGTCCCTGGTGGCCAGTCTTACGACCCCGCAGACGGCGAGTACCACGTCCCCGGCGACTTCTCCTCGATGAGCTATCTGCTCGCGGCCGGTGCCGTCGCTGCCGCCGATGACGACGAAGTCGTCGTCGCGGGCGCACAGCCGAGCGCGCAGGGCGACAGTGCCATCGTCGACGTCCTCGAACGGATGGGCGCAGACATCGACTGGGACGAGGACAACGGCTACATCACGGTTCGCCACTCGGACCTCTCGGGCGTCGAGGTCGACGTCGGCGACACCCCCGACCTGCTGCCGACCATCGCCACGCTCGGTGCTATCGCCGACGGCGACACCCGCATCGTCAACTGCGAACACGTCCGGTACAAGGAGACCGACCGCGTTAGCGCGATGGCCGATGAGTTGACCAAGATGGGTGCGACAGTGACCGAAGAACAGGACGTCCTGACGGTTCACGGCGACGAGTCGGCCCTCGAAGGTGCTGCCGTCGACGGCCGCGCGGACCACCGGATCGTCATGTCGCTCGCTGTCGCCGGTCTCGTCGCCGATGGGACGACCACGATTGCTGGCGGCGAACACGTCGACGTCTCGTTCCCGGACTTCTTCGACGTACTCTCCGACCTCGGCGCGGACGTGCGTCGTCAGTAG